A genomic window from Ciona intestinalis chromosome 8, KH, whole genome shotgun sequence includes:
- the ar20 gene encoding ar20 protein produces the protein MSTTLRPYLNAVRATLNASMCLENFNSQVVERHVKPEVEVKTSKELLLTPLVIARNEKEKVLIESSINSIRVSIAVKQADEIEQILCQKFMRFMMMRAENFVVLRRKPVEGYDISFLITNIHTEQMLKHKLVDFVIHFMEEIDKEISEMKLSVNARARIVAEEFLKKF, from the exons ATG TCAACGACTTTGCGACCGTATTTAAACGCAGTTCGAGCGACATTAAATGCCTCGATGTGTTTGGAGAATTTCAACTCACAAGTTGTGGAACGTCATGTTAAACCAGAG GTTGAAGTAAAAACAAGCAAAGAACTTCTATTAACACCACTCGTAATTGCAcgaaatgaaaaagaaaaagttttaattgaaTCATCCATTAACTCCATTCGCGTCAGTATTGCTGTCAAACAG GCAGATGAAATTGAACAAATTCTGTGCCAAAAGTTCATGAGGTTTATGATGATGAGAGCTGAGAATTTTGTTGTTCTACGAAGAAAACCAGTTGAA GGATACGACATCAGCTTCCTCATCACCAACATCCACACGGAGCAGATGCTCAAACACAAACTCGTTGACTTTGTGATTCACTTCATGGAGGAGATCGATAAAGAAATAAGCGAGATGAAACTCTCTGTGAATGCAAGAGCAAGAATCGTAGCagaagaatttttaaaaaag ttTTGA